In Lactiplantibacillus pentosus, the sequence GGATGACGACACCGGAATCTTATCGTTTATCCCAGTGCATGAAAATATCTTTGAACAAAATCCTGACTATGACTTTCAAACTGCGCTCAAAGAAATGAGTTTACCCGATAATGGGGAACTGGTTGATAAAGAAAACGTTTGGGAATGAATCAGAAGTAGCATCGCAGTCATGCAATTCAATCTGGGTTTTTGCAGAGGTCCATGCTTGTTATATTAGTAAAGCGATACCGCAACCTCAACTCTACGCACCAAAAAACCGCCCGACCCACCAGGTCGAGCGGTTTTTTATTCGGCAACTAAACTAATCAAGCACGCGGTCTTTACCCATTCGCCG encodes:
- the mazE gene encoding type II toxin-antitoxin system PemI/MazE family antitoxin; translated protein: MTVKVQKQGHSLMIPIPANFHVKDNAEYQPVMDDDTGILSFIPVHENIFEQNPDYDFQTALKEMSLPDNGELVDKENVWE